In Lepidochelys kempii isolate rLepKem1 chromosome 19, rLepKem1.hap2, whole genome shotgun sequence, the genomic stretch ctgaaagttttaaaatgtcCCACCCCAGCTGCCCCCGTCATCACGGGACTTTGTCTAGGCAGGAAAATGATCTAGTGTCCAGGGCTGCAACCCTTGCAGGCCCTGGttagggagagaagcagagcacaGAGATGTCATCTCCCAGGATCTACATGATGACCTGAGAGAATGACCAGTCCAAAATTcagagaggagatggaggagttTTTATTCTCCAATGGCTACCAGCTGGGCAAGACCATTGGGGAGGGGACGTACTCAAAAGTGAAAGAGGCCTTCTCAAAAAAGCACCAGCAGAAAGTAGCAGTTAAAATTATTGATAAGATGGGGGGCCCGGAAGGTAAGaggcagctctgggagagggttCTGGGTTAGATGGTTGGGgaatattcatagattctaaggccaaaagggaccacccTGATCATCCAGTGTGACCTAGGAGTCACGGGGGATAATccgctgaacatgagctcccagtgtgatgctgttgccgAAAGAGCTGatatgatcctgggatgcataaacaggggactctcgAGTAAGAGTAGggaagttattttacctttgtatttggcactggtgcaaccgctgctggaatgctgtggcCAGGTCTGGCACCCACAGttccagaaggatgttgataaattggagagggttcagagaacagccacaagaatgattaaataaTTAGAAAACCGGCCTAGTGATAGACTCTAAGCTCAATCCagttagtttaacaaaaagaaggttaaggggtgacttgataacaatctataagtacctatatggggagcaaatatttaataataacgGGCTCCTTCAGTCTATccgagaaaggtctaacatgatccaagggctggaagttgaagctagacgaATTTAGATCGGAAATAAGGCTTACTTGTttaacagagtaattaaccaatggcacaacttgcccagggtcacggtggattctccatcactgaccgtttttacatcaagattggatgttttctgaaagatctgctctaggaattattttgaggaagttctctggcctgtaccATACACgatatcagactagatgatcacaatggtcccttctggccttagaatttatGACCTTCTCTGGAACACAGGCTAGAGAACTTCCCAGACTAATTCCGGTTTGGGCTAGTCTTCTTGCAGTTTGCCAGGCATCAAGATATCAGTGCACTTAACTGCACATAGTATCAAGTATCTCCACTGCTTTgcttagggcagaggtgggcaaactacagcccgggggccacatctggtactgcagatgttttaatccagccctcgagctccagcCGGAGAGTGCATGCTGTGACTGTGgaactcccagaagcagcagcatgtccccccctccAGTTCTCATGTAGAGGTAGCCAGGGGGCttcacacgctgcccctgccccaagtgctgcctccacagttcccattggcggggaaccacggccaatgggagctgcaggggcagcgcctgcggatggggcagagcgcagagctgcctggccatgcctctgcctaggagtcaGAGAgcagacatgccgctgcttccaggagctgcttgaggtaagcgccatctggagcctgcacccctgtccccctcctgtgccccaaccctgatccccacgatcccagcctggagcacccttctgcacccctaacccctcatcaccagcccacacccccagccagagccagcacccccacaccccaaccccctgccccagcccagagctgcctcccgcaccctgaactcatttctggccccaccccagagccctcaccccctcccacaccccaacccccaattttatGAGCCTTCATGGCTCACCAcataatttccatacccagatgtggccctcaggccaaaaagtttgcccaccctggctTAGGGCCTTCTTTCCCCCTTATGCAGAAAAACCCTCTGGAGGGGAAAACTTACCTGAGAAGTACCATGAGAATTTTCTCGCATCATCTTCCACATTATCTCATCAGTGGAGAAATAGCGACTTGCCACAAACTTCTCATTTGTAACCCACAACCCTAAAAACACACATTTCAGGTTTCCCTACTGGATGcattaaactaaaataaaaggTTGACTAGGAAGTGGGTTCCAAGGGGAAGCTGGTCTCTCCAGAACTCCTCCAAGGGAGGGGACTTTCCCTCCTGCCTCTAATTCACTTGGAGGGTCTGCTACCAGTGTTTCACAGACTTCCCACTCTTCATCTTCCCACCAACTGGTGGGTGGTGCAGTAGCTTAATGGATGCAAAGGGGGCCAGATTCACTTAGATGGCTCAGTTTTCCTTGTAGAACACGTGTACAAGAATTCAGCCCAGATCCTCCTGCAGCCAGATCACCTGGCTCGTAAGTTGGGGTAACCGCAGTGCCTTTCAGATCACTTCCTATAGCACATAATGGTGTTTACTTGGCCAGATCTGTGTCCTAGACTAAAGCCACAATCAGATAAGATTCTAACAACTACATCTCCTCGCAAAGCAGAGTAAAACCATTAAAATGGGGCTCTCTCTGTGGAAAGCAGAAAGCTGCTAAGGGGGCGTAAATTCTACGGGTTTGTTGTTGTCATTCGTTAATCAGTTGAAAGATCTGCTGTAGTTCAGCTACAAGAGATGAGGCTGGATGCAGGAATCAGGTGTGAAATCACTATACAGGAGGTTGGTCGAGAGGATCGGAATGATGCCTTCTAGCCCTAAGATCTATGAAGCCAACTGAAAGTAAATAAGTTACAGTGCTGACCCTGTGACCACTTTACAACCAGCCAAGTTCCCAGGGTTTAGAATGGGAAAGCTCCTCCTTTCAGCCCCAGTTTGTGACAAACAGGGCCCCTGCCCCCCTTTACAACGCAGCCTCCGCTGAATGGCCAACAGTCCCAGGCACTGCAGAGATACTGCATCCATGAAAGATGATACACACTCTTCTCGGTAGCTAGCGGCCCCCTTGAGATTACCCAGGCCTTGAACGAATctggtcttctctctctccagaaTTTATCCAGAGATTCCTGCCTCGAGAGCTCCAGATTGTCAGACGCCTGGATCACAAGAACATCATCCGGGTGTATGAGATGCTGGAGTCCGCCGACGGGAAGATCTACTTGGTGATGGAGCTGGCAGAAGACGGGGACGTTTTTGACTGCGTTCTGCATGGAGGTCCTTTGCCCGAGAGCCGTGCCAAGGTGCTCTTCCGCCAGCTGGTAGACGCGATCCGCTACTGCCACAGTTGCGGCGTGGCGCACCGGGACCTAAAGTGTGAGAATGCCTTGCTGCAAGGCTTTAACTTGAAGCTGACAGACTTTGGATTTGCCAAGTTGCTCCCAAAGAATCGGAAGGAGCTGAGCCAGACGTTCTGCGGCAGCACTGCCTACGCTGCGCCAGAGGTGCTCCAGGGCGTGCCCCATGACAGTCGGAAAGGGGACATCTGGAGCATGGGCGTCATTCTCTACGTTATGCTGTGCGCTAGCCTCCCCTTTGACGACACAGACATCCCCAAGATGctgtgccaccagcagaaagggGTCTCCGTTCCGGGGCACCTGGAGATCTCCGATGAATGCCAGGATCTCCTGAAAAGCCTCTTGGAGCCAGACATGATCCTGAGGCCTTCCATTGAAGAAGTCGGTTGGCACCCATGGCTGGCAAACTCCTGAGAAAGACCATGTCACGGTCTCCCCAAATAAAAGGGACAGATTGCTTCCAAAATGCTTACATATATTTTAATGTTACGCTTGGTTTCCAGTCTATCCTTAAATACACACCCCCCCACCTCTCTTCCTCCCTGTGCCTTATGCAGAGGATGGCTGGTCTGCAGGGGACGATTGGGAGGTTGTTCCATCTCACACCTTCATTAGGGATTTTACTCATTCAAACAAACGGAATGGTCTGAAGAAACCTAACAGTGTTTGTGCTGTTTCCTTTGTAGCTGGGCACCTTGCTGAAGTGGGGAAACATGGGATAGCGTCTGGCCACCTTCCCAAGTTATCTCTAGTGATGGCACCTCCAGAGAACACCCGAACTGAGAGGAGAGAGTAAGCAGAGAAGTTGGCTCCTCCATGCTGGGGGAAGACATGTAAATTTACATAGGGTCTtaggagcaacaagagggaaatcagtgggaaaaaaaatctgctgatCGTAGTCATCTATATACAAACAAAAGGAGTAAGTGGAATCAACAGGAGGAACTGGAAGCTAAATTATCACTTAATTGCCATcatagagacttggtgggataagtgTCATGACTGGAATAATGGTATAGAGGGGTACAACTTGTTCCGAAAGGGCAGGCAGGAGAAAGGCAGTATGGCATTATATACACACTTGTTCTAAGGTCCaggaggaggtgagaggcagaccagttgagagtctctgggtaaagataaaaggggcaAACAATAGgaatgtcatggtaggggtctactatagaccaccaaaacAGGAGGAGGGGGGTGGATAAGTCAAGtcacagaaatatccaaaacacaagacctggcaGTAACAGGAAACTAACTACCCAGGCATATGTTGGAAAAGTAACATGGCaaaacaaaatttccagtaagttcttggatgTGGTTGGGCGGACCACACactttcagaaagtggaggaagtaaccaagGGGAGAGCCaatttagacttgattctgactgaCAGGGAAGACTTGGTAACAAATCTgattaacaaactcagagaactggtaggtagacaatctaagggaaaaaggagtttaggggagctggcagtttctcacagagacaatattaaagacaCAACTGCAACCTCTCTTGAtgcgaaggaaagataggaagaatagtaagaggccaatatggctcccaAAGGA encodes the following:
- the TSSK3 gene encoding testis-specific serine/threonine-protein kinase 3 encodes the protein MTSPKFREEMEEFLFSNGYQLGKTIGEGTYSKVKEAFSKKHQQKVAVKIIDKMGGPEEFIQRFLPRELQIVRRLDHKNIIRVYEMLESADGKIYLVMELAEDGDVFDCVLHGGPLPESRAKVLFRQLVDAIRYCHSCGVAHRDLKCENALLQGFNLKLTDFGFAKLLPKNRKELSQTFCGSTAYAAPEVLQGVPHDSRKGDIWSMGVILYVMLCASLPFDDTDIPKMLCHQQKGVSVPGHLEISDECQDLLKSLLEPDMILRPSIEEVGWHPWLANS